Part of the Pelmatolapia mariae isolate MD_Pm_ZW linkage group LG3_W, Pm_UMD_F_2, whole genome shotgun sequence genome is shown below.
ataacgtgttttggaaactaactgcacaacaggcagcactattagttatctcagtctcagagcagcatttctaattttgattgaaactgtcagagaaaacggcagcctcgagtaagccaggatattagtttacaggctgttaaaattatatgtctaacgttcagatgttggtgacacaataatttcatcctaatggcactgacatattcatagggttaatttttgaggcaaaatatcatgaggtagtcatgattttgcaaatattccaccttgtagtgcagtttgcacaatttgttttaaaaatgcactcaccctacaaacattactgatgagtcaagatctgcacaaattgacagaaacactgaagcagctacacattttattcttattgtcatgtatgtcctatttgtcaggtgacagaagaaccaacacaaagctcagagagtaatgGTGATACAAGgtcacaggtgaaattggatgatgacttgttggttcattactgtatttaaagcacatgtgtgactgcatgtatttggaatgtctcactgttatttatcaggtgtcagaggcagctctgccatgttgtagctcagacagaggtgaagaggcgaggtcacaggtgactgactgatgatttggtgctatagattaactagtatttattatcatgacaattgttaggctgctgatgtaaattgattcattagtgtatatttgacaaagcATCTGAATTGACAAGTCTCACTTTTTTTATGACttgaatcaatgtgttattttatcatggCAATATatcctagtgcagtcagaggggaagagccagGACCAAAGGTGATCattttgtggtaatcttagatgagtagttttatggacaaaaaccaccaggtcattcagtgttcccttagtgctaatgtatcagagacTATAACTGAactaatgttgttaagtccttaaagtcatattcttttattgtcatgactgtattttaagctattttttatttttgcatgatACTTGATTCATATGGAAtgtggctgaagtaaactaaagtcaaaaatacttagtcagtaatttgtttaatagtaatttaacattatataattcacatataaaccaatgaattgtaattttaaatggtttaaaagcatgtagaaaagcatatgtaggcaagtatatttctcctttttttatcaagaagcaaagacaaaaagggaaaaaaaaaaagaaatggcgCAGGGTTcagtggttgaatcatccgtctccaccaatgccaaaaccaaatctacgcccttgcttTAAGTGTGTTAATgtggacagaaaacaaaaaagtaaggTGGACAAGGCAGATTTTAATAACACAAGGAGTTTGTTTTGATCTtctgtttttggttgtttttttcccttacagtgtagtttttaattaaaaaggaGGAGCATTTTTAAGAGTTACAGCTCTGTGTTCAGTACCCTCCGCCCCAaaagctggaggtggcagagttaAAGATCCTAAGATTCTTATTGGGAGTGGCCAACAGGGACACCATTAGAAATGAGTCTATTAGAGGGGCAGCTGAGGTCAAACACTTTGGGCACAGACAGTGAGACTGACATATGCTCTTTGAGTTAAATCATGTCTGTGTACAAACAGAATTTGATAACTATTATTTGGTAATATTTTATAGGAACATAGCATTTTAGAATACAAGTAATTATGAATTTTTATATTAAATCtgattaaaacatattttgaaaataaatactaCATTCATcaatgttattattgttttatttatttctaacaCGATTCTTCTGTCTCAACCTCTCACTTTGCCTGAGACATACCTGATAACTAATATCTAATTATCTGTTAATGTTTTCActaatttaatataaaaattttatttggtCTAATGAAGTCAGTGTGAATAAACaatgtatgtctgtgaaggttctcagtcatccaggtcattgtagtcaaaggagtttgcaaagtaaagcgtctggacttctttacaacctaagatgcagacaaagcagagttGTTCCTAAGAGCTTGCGCCTTGGATCCACTGTCAGGGGACACAGAGCAGACTTGATtctacagagagcacaaaatcaccttttaagtgaaaggataagacaggtccatttcactatagatgccctccagatcaagatcagccagactctgcaggaactggaaacccttctaccctctccaatcctagaagaggtttacaagtttgtggacaaggctcagcgggcccaacactctaaaggaaaagaaagacaacgcaggaaatttcacaccttgctttcaaaaacccacactcctcagtctgaacccacacaactcagagaagaaaacacacctgaagacagtcgggagaaatgggtaaagaacttttcagaccggaatctcactgaacctgaaaagagggttttagccaaaggactcaattttgccatttctccgcaacagttgcccatagtggacctcatcacagccacagaaaccgccatacggattaataaattatcacagacagaagcagaacagatcaggatgaaagtctcagccaccctctccagtgccaaagtccctccgtctaacctcacattacaagaaaagaaggccgtcgcttccctgagcaaagaccacaacatcactatattaccagcggataagggaaggtgcaccgtggtcctaaacacaacagattaccacacaaagatcactactctcctcagtgacaccAATACCTACGAagctttaaagcgagaccccacaagcagctacaaaaagaaagttatagctcgccttcaagaccttgaaaatgacaaaatcattgaccgcctcacatatcaccgcccttatccaggggatgccataccctgcatttatggactccctaaaatccacaaggaaagggttccactcagacccatagtcagtagcataaactcagccacttataacattgcgaaacaccttgctaccttccttgcacctctcgtggggaacaccccacaccacatcaagaactccaccgacttcaccgacaaggtccagaaacttaccctggatccagatgaaaccatggtgtcctttgatgtagtctctctcttcacttgcatacccaccacggaggcagtggagactgtcagaaaacgactacaagaagacagctccttggaagacaggaccaacttcacacccgatcagatctgcacactgttagacctctgccttaccacaacatacttcaaatacaacgagggtttctacagacaaaaacatggctgcgccatgggctcccccgtgtcacctattgtagccaacctttacatggaggaagtggaaagaaaggctcttggctctttcaaaggaggagtacccagccactggtacagatatgtagacgacacctgggtcaaaatcaagacacaagaagtggaatccttcactgcgcacattaacgctgtggataaagacatcaagttcaccagggaagacacaaaggataactgtttgcctttcctggactgcgctgtgcacattgaagaaaatggcaacctcaacatcgaagtttaccggaagcccacacacacggaccagtacctcctctttgactcccatcaccctctggaacacaaacttggagtaattaggaccctacaccaccgggcagaacatgttccctctaagcccgagggaaaaaagaaggaacacacacatgtaaaggaagcactcaaaacatgcggttatccgaACTGGGGGTTCATAAAGTCaacaaagaggcacagaaaagaagatcagacaccagcgagggaggataagaaagacagacgtaacaacgttgtcatcccctatgtagccggtgtatcagagaaactcgggagagttttctccaagcacgacatcccagtgtacttcagacccagcaacacactcggacaaaaactggttcacccgaaagacaaaactccaaaacacagacttaacaacgtggtgtatgctgtacagtgtagcgaggaatgcccagacctctacattggagagaccaaacagccacttcacaagcgcatggcacaacatagaagagccacctccacaggacaagactcagcagtccatctgcatcttaaggataaaggtcactctttcgaggatgccaacgttcacatattggacagagaggacagatggtttgaaagaggagtgaaagaggccatctatgtccactgtgagcgaccatctttgaacagaggcggtggtttacgacaccaactgtctgccatctataatccagttttgagttcccaccccagacgccttaatgcccactcacatcctgggccatctaaCCTCAGGAATTCaaatgacaaggtggggccaggtttcacaatgagctcacccgaaaccctggctgattaggtcccacacccgctttcacaccttggctcatgtgattagaggatcatcaggggatcctttgtccctctttggggggaaactcagactgggtttaaatctgggactctcggccatttgaccttagaactgaagaagcttctcggatgagaggtgaaacgtcctcaagcaacttaaagaagtccagacgctttactttgcaaactcctttgacaataaacaatgtaaaaacctttgtttagttgttgttgtatttaCCTCCTGTTGAAGCATATTCAATATTTATAACAAAGGATTTTTAAACAGAGAAGCCAACAGGGTTAATTCAATTCTTTACTACATCTATACTACATCTATACATCCAAGTTCACTGTAATTATAAAGACCTCTAACCACCAACAGTAGTTGACACTATAACTGCTTATGGTCAAACAGATGCgtcagtctgacagcagttacTGTGGAAAAGTGGCCAAGCTCAGGCTGCAGTTAGTGGGAGGATAGCAGAGGTGATAGAGCATTTTCAGTGGCGGCTCCTAATTTTTAACCTATTGTTGGGAtgcagagattcttttattgctaccatataatctgccttatgatgaatgcattaataacatgttttacagtattattttagcagtaatatttcttacagggttcatattgcattgaatatgtttgtcatcacattgacctttctattcacaggttgagttcattctatacacaatgcataactgtgcttgtttagagttgatgttccatccaagagggttttaagcttcactggtgagagtgtccaggtgatacatgttgagggaagatgagaacatagcaggttaattgcatgcatgcttacaatacacatattaatctagtagcaggcctgagcgaaggcccaagtgtcttctgctcCTTCTTGAGACTTGCTGCAATTTAGTCTACTTAGTGATTGATGACGAGGGTCCATTATTAGCTCTTAGAGACCCTGGAGCTTGaagtttattaccttaaaaggcaagtgatatagaaaagagaagttatatgtctgtttatagtTATTAAGATGTACATGATGTACCCCTGTCTGTtaacaatgtatttttgacctgTATTTGACGTGTACGTGGGGGCGTGATCAGAACCCAGTGTATTTCTGTCAGAGCAAACAAGCCATATGCTGATGGTTGTTCTCCTGtgttaataaactcatcgtttgattgcatTTTTCTGGAGCCTCCatcgtttgttgtctggtctgcagttgatcgatctcgcttcattataataaaaaatatattaacatCTTAATTACATAAGAGCGGCCCAATCTTGTTAAACACTCTAAACACTCTAATAATCAGCTTCTTGGCTGTAGTTGATATCTTTGGTCAATTGAGGTGTTTTAAATATGCTAGAGAAACAAACTTTTACTTGAGTTTTCCCATTCAGATAGGTTGTGAcatctgaattttaaaaacgTATTTTTATTCTGGGGCTACAggaatcattttaaaattttatatgATTTTATGATTTCAAAATATTGAttcaaaatatgattttaaaatttcaaaataagCCTCTCTATCCTCTCATTTAACCCACAGAACAAAGATCCCAGCAGGATATATCTGTTCGGGAAATACTCCACTCATTCCCCTGAACCTGAATCAGTGCTTTCTCCATCGATTCTTCAGATACTAACATAAAAACATGTTCAGCAGCTCTCTGTTCTCTGACATGGAAAACACACTTTAACATCAGCAGCTGATTTTAGattcttgtgtttttaattttaatgtaaGAGACAGACATGACACAGCACGCAGATCCGACAGCACACAAgctgctttgaggtagcagccaagaaaggtgtagtttgtgtctgtgaccACCTGTGTGGATGAGCGCATTTGTATTCAAAAGATTTCttcatgtaacgatctgctagagctggggtctcaaactccaggcctctagagcaggttttaaatgtgtccttgatcTAACATGGCTGATTTAAaaggctaaatgacctcctcaacatgtcttgaagttctccagaggcctggtaatgaactaccGTATTTTCTGGACCATAAGCCGCTACTTTTTTCCTAGGTTTTGAGCCATGAGGCTTATACAAAGGTGTGGCTATTCTGTGGATTTTTCTTCCACCACTAGGGGCACTCTAACcagaattagaataaaaaacaagacagaTGAAAAATCAATGCAAAGAAGAAtacactactttttctttagcaAATACAACACTCACAACAAATTACCAACTGGTAATTATTTTCAAATCCTCGCCCCTTCATCATGGAAACCACACGAAGAAGTTCGTATGATGCAAGTTTTAAGTTGAAGGCCATCGATCTTGCTATCCAGGAGGGAAACCGCACTGCTGCACGCAAGCTTAGCGTCAATGAGTCTATGGTGAGACGTTGGAGGCGGCAGCGGGAAGAGCTCATGCAATGCCAAAAGTCAAGAAAAGCTTTCAGAGGAGATAAAAGCAGGTGGCCTGAACTTGAAAATGTCCTGGAGGAATGGGTGAACACACAGAGAGCAGGTGGCCAAGGTGTATCCACTGTACAGATCCGACTGAAAGCCAAAACAATCGCCCGCGAAATGAATATTGAAGATTTCAAAGGTGGGCCGTCATGGTGTTTCAGATTTATGAGACGTAAAAACCTGTCCATCAAGGCACGGACCACTCTCTGTCAGCAACTCCCCCCTGACTATCAGGAAAAAGTtgaaaacttccacaaattcGTTGAAAAAAAGATACAAGAAAACTCCATCGGACCAGACGACATAATCAATATGGATGAAGTACCTTTAACGTTTCATCTGCCTCTGACCAGGAccgttaaccctttaaaaccggtcggagcgggcacgctctgttttgcgtaactatttttaaatcccggtagctcggcaaccacgtaagctagcgcaataattttttttgcatatgaaaccggaggagttgtacttacatcttatgccatcagcttgtcctaggtcacagtttccttccacataaagctttgcaaaaactgcataaaaagcgcttgcagcaacaaaaacataatattccagaaacacactttgccgatccgatcagctgttcaaaacACTTCCTaggttggaatagacgtcagcccgaactttcgcatgtccgccattacctgcccgaaaccggaagtgacgtcattttcgcggaaatgtagttttttaccatcAGGGCCTCATGAGcctgtactggtgtttttaaaagttatctttgactttatgactttctgtgtcgtttcagGGATGCTTtggactcatattgcactgctggaaatagtttattttgatgcatatgctgcttttttgcaaatttgcactataatatttattttcgtttttcctgcagtatataaaaattggtgtatttcaaaaataaaactatgaagacactcaaaataaatttcctgtggtgggaaactattttgtgcaacttttttgtatttacagttttgagggataagcctcctaaatttctctaactagaaatatgttaaaaaaaaaaaatgttggctcttaggtgacactttcctcgtggctgcgtgcagcggagCTAgaggagggtctgtgctgacggacgtgggttactgacctggtagcctggctgcccctgggtgggtccgggacgggcgtgaggttctgggggcgctctgTCTCTGGGCTGGGACCCtagccgggcctcgggggcttgggtcctggttggtgtgttgccagggttgtgggcgggtgggtgtatgggggcctggctctggcgcagggtgccgctggtgcatcgagccaccttggggggctcttcaactggtgggggaggttgttacACCTCGCAGGAgctctcctctcttcaggaactctctgcaggagggggagatacaggagaggtggacgaagatctcagcctggacgtcttttgtcttgtgtagtctggaagatgagtggatgatggggtgggtgcagttttctctgtggtggggtcaggtggactgtcccgggctctgtggggccgggcagcgctgctgcactgggccccggtccggatgtgcctaggccccctttccctggcgggttgtggagcatgggggtgcctactggggtcagcgggggagctggccccagggaggggtcacttgcccctcccttccttccctccccatctccagctgcctccctcttcccgctccaccacaatcacccacacatgcagggcctt
Proteins encoded:
- the LOC135932615 gene encoding uncharacterized protein LOC135932615, encoding MSVKVLSHPGHCSQRSLQSKASGLLYNLRCRQSRVVPKSLRLGSTVRGHRADLILQRAQNHLLSERIRQVHFTIDALQIKISQTLQELETLLPSPILEEVYKFVDKAQRAQHSKGKERQRRKFHTLLSKTHTPQSEPTQLREENTPEDSREKWVKNFSDRNLTEPEKRVLAKGLNFAISPQQLPIVDLITATETAIRINKLSQTEAEQIRMKVSATLSSAKVPPSNLTLQEKKAVASLSKDHNITILPADKGRCTVVLNTTDYHTKITTLLSDTNTYEALKRDPTSSYKKKVIARLQDLENDKIIDRLTYHRPYPGDAIPCIYGLPKIHKERVPLRPIVSSINSATYNIAKHLATFLAPLVGNTPHHIKNSTDFTDKVQKLTLDPDETMVSFDVVSLFTCIPTTEAVETVRKRLQEDSSLEDRTNFTPDQICTLLDLCLTTTYFKYNEGFYRQKHGCAMGSPVSPIVANLYMEEVERKALGSFKGGVPSHWYRYVDDTWVKIKTQEVESFTAHINAVDKDIKFTREDTKDNCLPFLDCAVHIEENGNLNIEVYRKPTHTDQYLLFDSHHPLEHKLGVIRTLHHRAEHVPSKPEGKKKEHTHVKEALKTCGYPNWGFIKSTKRHRKEDQTPAREDKKDRRNNVVIPYVAGVSEKLGRVFSKHDIPVYFRPSNTLGQKLVHPKDKTPKHRLNNVVYAVQCSEECPDLYIGETKQPLHKRMAQHRRATSTGQDSAVHLHLKDKGHSFEDANVHILDREDRWFERGVKEAIYVHCERPSLNRGGGLRHQLSAIYNPVLSSHPRRLNAHSHPGPSNLRNSNDKVGPGFTMSSPETLAD